A stretch of DNA from Anopheles nili chromosome 2, idAnoNiliSN_F5_01, whole genome shotgun sequence:
TTCTGCTCGATCATCTTTGCAGGTCTTTCAACTTGATCCAATGCTCCCAGGACACTTTCCCATAGCGCACCCGATTTTTGAATCATTTCTTGACTTGGTTCGCTTCCCGTTAGCCATGTTTCGAGCGTTGTGTGTAATGTACTGCCGCGGACAAATATGTCTCTCTGTAATTGCTGAAAACCTTCTTCGCCTAGCTCTGCGATTTTTGCTGATTTCCAACGTAGTAAAGCTTCGCGTGATGACTCCGACATTGTGGCGGAAAGCACTCGACTAACTGAAGGTGATTTGCATTGAGCATTCTCGTGTTGTTTATGAAGCATCCAGCTTTGCTCCAATATTCCGTTTTTGGTTGGTACGAGGGGAAACTGTGTGATGGTTTTCAGTTCTTTCGTTGAGAACGGTATAAGTAAACCTGGGGGTGAATCAACTTCCttatcaatttgtttttcgcttaAAGGATTCATTGTGGTTGCCCATGAAGCACTGCGTCCTTGCCAGTATATTTCAGAGGCAAACTCAGATTCGTTGGGAAGTTGTGTTGTGGGAGTTTCGACAGGTaagagtttcttttttgtcgacTTTTTCACTGCACCAAACaatgctttattttcaaaGTTTAGTTTTTTAATCGTAGCTGCTTTAGATAACTTTTTGCTTGCGCTTTTAGCGGCCGTACTATACACACGAATGGCACTGTATTTGAACATAGTCTAGTCTACTTATGAATTAGGAATTAGCTTAAAGAGCAATGTTTTGAGTGCGGAGAacatatgaaaaatataaacaaataaatgtgtCGGCTGTCAACTATAGAGAAATCGATCTTGTAATATAAATCTTTAGTGAATAGCCAGCTCGGAATGATACGGCTACATGGGATATGGGAATATCTTCGATATAAGCTTTATATTTGAAGGCCTGTGGATTCGAAGTATTGAATGCAAGCATCAGAAATATATTACTTACAAACAAGACCTAATTCTGTGATGAAATTATTTAGTAGTTTATTGATCTTTGCAGAGCTCTTGCGGTAAAACACAACTTAACGAACCACAATTAAAATCATGTAGACAGTGCTGAAACCAGCTGCTCGTGTAACCATACCGTGAGAAACGATGTGATCCGAACGCATCGGACCGAACGAAGATAGCACAAACAttcgttgtatttttttgaaCGTGTAAGGAAGAGGTTGTCCGCGTGTGGAGACCGCTGAAAGACTCGTGGAAAAGTACGTGTTGCACTTGACTAGTACCGGGCCCTAGAAAGTGTCGACGAAAAGTGGCCTGTGCTCATTGCTCATTTTTTGTGCTACTAACTGTTGACAACGTTTTCGCTTTGTCCAAGTGTCCAAGTTCCATCATCATTTGGAGCGTGTGGTTTGAACGATTTGtcggtaaaaataaaaacaatcctGTCTATGTGACCCGGCCAAGTTTCTTCTACCGTGGGTATAGTTCTACCGAGGGAATGCGTTCTCCAGTGATGAGGTTTGCTTGGCACATTCCTGGTGCGAAATTGTTACAAAGTCACACACCGTTATCGGCACAATTCAGGCGCACGAATTGTTTATGCTAAAAATGGGAAGACACCTCCCCTACGCAGCGCGAGCATAAACGTAAACAATGTTGCCGTGGTGGACCGCGGGCCGGGAGTTCGTGCGCAGGGAAACGTGATCGAACCGCCAAACTGTCATTTGAATACAAAACCGGCGATTCATGCCGGGTTTCCACGGTGGTAGAGAAGGGCAATCGGGAGGGCAAACGCATATTGCTTGCCTCCGGGCAACCCGTGATTTATGGCCATTCCGCACGGGCGCAGGCAGGCGCATTCTTCGTTAGAACGAGCAGGCTTGCGTTGATCCGTTTCCATTCGCGACGGCGTTTCGGGACGAGCaagattttttcttgtttccaaAAAGCAATACTTTCTCGAGCAATCGGCCCCGAGAATGGAAAGGCCCGAAGAATGTCTATAATAAGTGAAAATTCAAACTTAGACCTAACCATATGCCGTGATTCTTCTTTACTCCACATTGTGTGCTCTAGGAAACTTCCCAATTTCGTGTCCATGACGCTTGATTAGTTTTGTTAGCACGTGTTTGTGTAGTATCTAAAGTTAGTGCATTCAAGTTAGTGTTTAAATACCGTGCTAATACGGAAGGCGCCCGCGAGTGTGTTTcacaatatatttttttaatcatcaATTGCCCCGTAATGTAAAGCCAATTCGCCGTGGATGCTAAAGTGGGGCAAAACCGAAATCAAGCAAACTTGAACTGTTGGCCCTGTGGCGTTCGAGATAACGTGTGGCATGCGAGCACCGACTTATTCCAGGGGCTCTTGAGCTgttgagaaaataaatctATTCCCTAGTGTGCGTTTCCGATCGGAAATTTAACAGATCACGCGTGTGCATTAGTTAGTGAACAAAGTGTGCTTTGCTGGAACCGAAGAAGTACCAAAACTGGCAGCCTCCCGCTCCACTCTAACCTGCGTTGCGAGCCCTCTGTTGATTCCTCCAGCTCTCTGAAGTGGTGGAATGGGTGTTTCTTATCTTTTTGCCTAGAGGCAAAATAATAACGAACCACAAAATACCGCACCGACCGTGCCGGAGCACGGCGGAGAAAGAAGGACCATCGATcgttaaatgaaatgaagcatCGCAACGATGGCAGCAAGTAAGTCATCCTTGAGCTAACAGGGACCGGCTTCTTTTGATGGGATGGGACTAAAATAGATACGCCACACGGGACAAGGATCGCGTGCGCCTTGGAAGGCAAGCAAAGTGTAAAACCCTCGACCTAGGACCCGAGCATGTGTTCCCTTGccagcatccttttttttcgaatgttcCGATGCACACACCGGATGTTAATAACTCGCAGGACTTCCTCGGGAAGTCGTTCGTTTTGccctgtttttcttccccgaATAATGAGTACGAAATAATAAACACGCTGAACAACCGTACGAAACGGTAGAAAACAGATGAGCTGCTTTTTCGTTGCCAAACTACACTCGAATCGAAGCGGAAGCAATGCTTATGTTGtattgtttttgctttctcgtgATTTTTATCTCAAAAATTTGTCGCATCCGGTTGTTCGTGCATGCAAATTTTGAAACagcaccagaaaaaaaaacaaccttgaACATGGTGTGGAATTAATTTCCGCACCGGAAGAACGGAAGaaatatgtaaaaataatGGTTCCCGTTTGCGGGGGGAAGTCACTGATTTGTTGTGCTGTTTAAAGAACCTTTTAAGACCTCATAACGGTCGCTCAGGGGCTAGAACACCATCTCGTtagcatcatttttttttcttttgttattgTAAGCAATTCATATGCACCTTTGCGATGAATCAGACGATAAATGGTCGCTTGACAAATATCACCGAAGGTAATAACGCACTCCAGACGGTAGTGTGTGAGGGctgaagagaagaaaaaaaaaacatattaagAGAGAGCTAATCTCCAGCATCACAACGGTCGAGCGGAACGATCCCGAATAGTTTGATGCATTTGGGAAGTgaaatgtgtgcttttttgtttgcttctgtgTAGCTTACCTTTCCCATTTTGGTAAGCCGACGGTATGGCTTCCCTGGAGGGATGCGAGATAAGAGCCTTTTCGGATAAGGGTCGTAAAATGTGCTCGAGGGAATTCGTCGTTAGAGCGTCGCAACGAGTCCTACTCCCGGAGAGAGCTAactagaaaaaagaaaaccctgaCAGCCGGCCCAGGAGGAGGGAACATCTGTGGTTCATTAATAAAAACAGTACACCACACGCACTATAGACCGTCTAGCGCCAGCGTATGGGctggtatccttttttcctttcctctGTATGCTCGTTTTGTCTGGTGTGCGTCCTTAGGAACCAGCGGTTTGCCGGTCACATGCAATTAGTTACATGCACCTCTTGGTGTGCTTTCTTCTCGCCTATAAATCAGGAGGTTCCTGCGCCAAGAAAGGGTGCGAAAGGGTTGTGCGAGTCGCTAAACCCTTTAAGATGTCACCGTGGTGGCATTGGCCCCGCGGCCAAAAGCGGCGCTGACTTTTAACAATGTTAATCTATAGCCCGTTTTAATTCGTCCGACTGGCAACTGCGCCCGAGGTGTTTATTGTTGCGTTGAAAATTGCTCTACAATGAGAATGCGCTTCGACCACCATTGCGCGGATGAAAGAAGGACTTCTTGCCGGGAGCTCGTTAAGAGTATcggattgttgttttttttttgctgcagcagcaacgcgTTTTATGTACACGCTTACCCCTTTTTGTGCGTGGATTATGATGAATTCATGATACGTTAATGGCATTTGTGTCTTTTGTGCATTTCTCAACGCGTAGCGCGCCGCTATAAAGGAATGTATTGTGttgaaaagaaagtgaaaagcttGTAGCAGTTACATTGCTTCAGTTCAAGAGCAACAATTGTGTtgcgagtttttccttttctggaGGGATTCAGATTGCATAATAGGGATCCAAAACAGCCGTTAATCAGGGCAGTTGAATATCGATATTTCTTGTTCGATTCGGCAAATAAACTCACCGAATTTTGAGTGGCTTGCGCCACAAACTAGCATGCTCTCTGGTCGCATATCTGGCCACGCAGCACATATGGATTGTATTGGATTTCATTGCAGAGTCCGTCGACTGTTTCCCGTTCAGATGGAGGCGAACGaacagaaaacgaacgaaaaaaaaatcactgctCGATGCCAGCGCCTCAAGTGTCACGTAGTTCTCGTTTAGacgtttagttttttttggtgcgtttGCTCCCTGTTTCATCTGGCCCAAAGGACCATACGCGATCGCTTACCAAGTGGCCGCCGTGCCGGACCACTGGCGTGGCATTTGCCCTTCCCAAATGGCTAGGgcaaacatttgtttgtgTCCGCAAAAAAATGCCGAGAACCCCGCCAGTCACGGGGTCGTTTCGGTTGACAAAACGAGGCACGCTAGAGGAAGCGATACACGATCCCtttctgcccttttttggggcggAGATTGATGGTCGTGTAAGCGTAAGCACTTTGGGAAATGTACTTCACTTTTCGGCATTGTTACCGATTCGTGTAATGCGACACGTTGGAATTAAGTTTTCATGCGTTTTTTCTAAGCGTCCATACAATATGGGCTGGATTAAGTGAACGAACTGAATTGGTTGATTaaatgggtgaaaaatcaatGCTTAAGTGGCCTCAAACAACTATAGCTGTCAGTAAATAACTCCtgcttgtttttctcttcccttttCAGAATCCTCAGCGACGGGATTGTCGCATGACGAACGCGCCCTCGCGAGTACCATCAAGAACCGGGCCACTCCGAAATATTGCGCAAATCACGCGCGAACGGAAGCAACCGATTTTGCGACGAACTGAGGCTGCAAACCATATATGTGCAAAGAACAGCATCTCGACCATCGCAACCGTGGGTCGGAAGGCTAGTGTGCCCTTCGGTTGCTTCATCTCCCGACCCGGTGGGTGTCATATTCAGCCTAGATCAGCAgatcaagagagagagacagagggaTCTGACAGATCGGTGCTGTCAAGTAAAGTGTCCCTAGCTTCTCAGTGACGTGGTGTGCTGATGCTTGCAGAAACAAAAAGTGCAACGGTGGTTGATCTGATTTCATACCAGCAGAACCACTTGCCTTTCTAAGAGCTATACCAGACGGGTTGGGTAGAATACCCCGCAAGACAGAACACTGACTCATCCAGCCGTAGCTTCTGGAGGTAATTCTCATCCCTCACGCCCGTAGACAAGTGCTCCCGCAATTTGCGAGTaaggtgttttgtttgcgagcgttttgttttggtttgtttgtttgctggcgTTTGCGTTAGTTTGGCTTTACATTTAacgtgtgtttgggtgtgtgtttttgtgcatgCAATAGAGAGAAGTGTGACCGACCTACAACAGCACGGCGTTAAGTTCTTGATCGTAAGTCATCAAGCTTAACTCGGAACCACGCAACCTGCCGGAGACATAATTCGCGAAATATACGCCCGCAGTGCAATATAACGATTAGTCACCGTACCCCGAGTGCGCTCGGCGAATGTCTCAAATCGGACCGCGGAAGAGTGGGAAGTTGTCCGCAAAGTGCACTTTCGGAGACAGTACGATCGCGCTCACGTGAGGACGACAGGGTttccctgggacagcttctaAAACCAACCGCCGCATGATGGTGCTGTGTGACAGTGATTTAGGTGAGTACAAATATGGTCGCTTCTTTctgctcgtgtttttttttcttcatcttgttgttttttctccacccgacgcatttatgcgtttttgtttgcctttctcgCCGCTCTTCCAAGGATTAGACCACGAAGCCGCCAAGGCTAGGGGTAGAATGGGTTTTATTGTCGGCCTTTGAACTCGCTCCTTTTGATGCGTCTATTTCCAGCCCGAAGGCTCCTACACTTCCGCCATAAGCAATGGATCAACTGGCGTTTTCAAAATGTCATATCTTGTGAGAACGCTAGTGCACGCAGGAATGGTGTCTTTGCCGGCAGTGGGTGCGATATTTCTGTCAATTGACTTTTGCCCGATGGCGGCGCGCTTTTACTGTCAGACCCCCGGCTCCGACGGAGTGTCACATGGCGTGTCGATTCGATTCGGTACCACCCTTAATGGTTCGAAGTGTTGTGGTTTTCATTGGggttttcaatcatttttcaaGCAGCCAACTCGCAGGCGGgcttagattttttttacgatcgccgTAAATCACTGTAATTTCTCACGCAAACGCGTGTTTTTACGCGACTGGCGATGGCTAGTGGAGATGTTGTTTGCCGGACGATGTCTACTAAATGTCACCGAGCGGACGATGCATCCGTCataataacagaaaaaaaaacacatatgcTATCTGAGTGTTCAAAGCTTCAACACGCATGCTTACACTACTTTTTGTCAACCGCACGAACGGTGGGTGTCTAAGATATTTCAGATTGTCTGTCCGTTGCATAATTCGCGTGAAGTTCACACGAATTAAAGCACGCAAGGTGGTCTTGCGAGAGGAAACGATCGCCAGCGGTGGTCACGATTTGTTGGCTTTAACACATAATAACTTTGGAAAAGATGCCTTTTCtgttggcgaaggaaaattaacGTCGCTGATATCAATTTATCATTAGCTCAAATTCGAgagagcctttttttgctacctCTGCACGATCACTCTCGATCACCGGCCATCCGCCCAATTGCCCTCTGGTCATCGATTTGGCCGATTGACACATCAAGGGTGCACGA
This window harbors:
- the LOC128731107 gene encoding mitochondrial genome maintenance exonuclease 1-like, with the protein product MFKYSAIRVYSTAAKSASKKLSKAATIKKLNFENKALFGAVKKSTKKKLLPVETPTTQLPNESEFASEIYWQGRSASWATTMNPLSEKQIDKEVDSPPGLLIPFSTKELKTITQFPLVPTKNGILEQSWMLHKQHENAQCKSPSVSRVLSATMSESSREALLRWKSAKIAELGEEGFQQLQRDIFVRGSTLHTTLETWLTGSEPSQEMIQKSGALWESVLGALDQVERPAKMIEQKLYHPFLHYNGVVDCVINIKGQYHVTEWKTSDNPKKTIAATYDAPIQLCAYLGALQANEELRDGTLQNGAIFVAYTNGKPANVHILNSNEIRKYWQIWLNRLQEYWTRYRDGTLPDPI